The Bombus fervidus isolate BK054 chromosome 6, iyBomFerv1, whole genome shotgun sequence genome contains a region encoding:
- the Patronin gene encoding calmodulin-regulated spectrin-associated protein patronin isoform X22 yields the protein MWSAITRLFVKGKTEESAPRTKDRTCDGVPDTVVHVFDAMDRNAGDDRRKGPAGEQHHDGAETEHFSDAYDSRQAKQRASVKWLLSKAYNNRVPENLRDPYYIDNENQEHLKPQIVHALSNAELYCLALANIYSDPNYHNQNHCGILQALARKGVYLAEPNNTQLTETILIQNSPLKMSAHMAVIEGLMVLYAKEVVTGDRVVSAIRRFDPQAEVDVPADHEKGLLLWISHASNALIAKIQADEGAGDKTRLPELPAAKDFQSLCDGVGLAAVVAFYCPGELNWMDIRVSKRPSVADALHNLSLVHAFCNRCLPYSIFHMLPEDVTYMRGCMKQNLVVFLADMYNVLEIHPAKCVRYPGEERAMQFLDACPRNSHGVAHKRSLPQSIAPIPDLRSNLSVSAPGFTVAKAPSSSSVKKSQSLQQTAENYSHDDRRAGSEESFVVHRGKGIPTLSSVADEKSITRVDAAGRPSNWEEQRRSSYAGRRSRRNSVSDDSQLTIENFGGSQDNLHNFGRNPDKEVGAHIGKRSTTEPTLPARSSVQDVYGSGVQHILSDNGYDKEEPPRLRRQTSNSSLDNVALKQILHSSENVNSDGDTSKLASFANLSRQSSEKGINLTYTEQERDDSKSNLSNKKLGQTNGNRNGEKKTTFATLPNTTTWQQQSNQQSQQMEQHSVADENGGNTIMASQLNNIRLKLEEKRRHIENEKRRMEVVMSKQRQKVGKAAFLQAVTKLYLVGKVKSPSSSTSGGDSPAEIGPPTPVTSGSSGETPTSVSETTPVTQQPSQEKPQRPFSLKEISEDVRDVEHKWLEHDGNAPFIETRRTPDIENMDLEQYHQSISQIYTPFRRMNNSLSEIQADIQRLANQQNQIQQQHLMTQHQQQIQQQFQQLQSLSQQHMQNFGMAPINPLTSKLQDTQQSQFYLHDQPQLQRRMWGQPPPTQSLANEMAAVGYQQSMDPRYNTQPTPYQQDMRLYQDTRNWGTHPPQQKGFVLHDTPQEPRYLNGGDHSLCNNQMSHPGPTYPSSTSIFNQTPPSSASPQHRNAVHRISQLMSESPEPKRPTVHHIPIKCESPTEKRQIAAMHAPVPAPPVDDMKPQNISFIGNDDELTQGIRGLNITSGSRTYRIPSPTRPSISRNSFQPHPSLREATPSPSGTPEVTPLDPTDAGEKGFYICFDNDAPKKPKPTLRVKRTSPKKERGVSSYVDSEDFTMRPDSPSAIVMDRQKQLEIQRDSDREKQRQIDERDFQRQEIRDREIQREGEREKQRERHEMSGESRQSGVGLIIGNQLANPDPNSLDEMERKKERIMLLSLQRRQQQEEMKERKEVEAQARREQEKLKAEERARKKEEERQRRAAILEQHKVKKAIEEAEREGKVIDKELLNTIKPTKLRNKTATTRPRPKTIHVDAGTELDSGALTPSRGKKGSSSNLSTVSSVDSPDDGRGSSPCRSMNQLGRRGSYKTSRGSSSDQDGMMCRYTDTDSGLGRATPPRRAPSPGMGSMRHLPSPSGPGSLPPGLMTKRRVFDDGSSDISSTPSSMMDYNGPRLYKQPTTKSNRGIMLNAVEYCVFPGTVNKEAKRRVLDEIARSESKHFLILFRDAGCQFRALYSYCPDREEVSKLYGTGPKQVMDKMFDKFFKYNSGAKCFSQVHTKHLTVTIDAFTIHNSLWQGKKVNLPNKKDMPLVI from the exons GCCAAACAACGTGCCTCCGTAAAATGGCTCTTGTCGAAGGCGTACAACAACCGAGTGCCAGAAAACCTTCGTGATCCGTATTATATCGATAATGAG AACCAAGAACACCTGAAGCCGCAGATCGTCCACGCACTTTCCAATGCGGAACTATACTGTTTGGCGCTGGCGAACATCTATTCGGATCCAAATTATCACAATCAGAATCATTGCGGTATTCTCCAAGCCCTGGCTAGAAAGGGTGTTTACCTCGCGGAGCCAAACAATACTCAACTCACCGAAACGATCCTCATTCAAAATTCACCACTCAAGATG TCCGCGCATATGGCTGTGATAGAGGGCCTGATGGTCTTGTACGCGAAGGAAGTAGTGACTGGAGATCGAGTAGTTTCGGCGATCCGGCGGTTCGACCCTCAGGCGGAGGTGGATGTGCCAGCGGACCACGAGAAAGGACTTCTTCTCTGGATCAGCCACGCGTCAAATGCGTTGATTGCCAAGATCCAGGCGGACGAAGGTGCCGGTGATAAAACGCGACTGCCAGAACTACCAGCTGCCAAGGACTTCCAATCGTTATGCGATGGTGTCGGCCTTGCCGCCGTTGTGGCCTTCTACTGCCCCGGCGAGCTCAATTGGATGGACATCAGGGTGTCGAAGAGACCGTCGGTCGCGGACGCGCTGCACAACTTGTCGCTGGTCCACGCGTTTTGTAACCGATGCTTACCCTATTCCATTTTTCATATGCTACCTGAAGACGTGACGTATATGAGGGG GTGCATGAAGCAAAATTTAGTCGTTTTCTTGGCGGACATGTACAACGTATTGGAAATTCATCCGGCGAAATGTGTACGTTATCCAGGCGAGGAAAGGGCGATGCAGTTCTTAGATG CCTGCCCGCGCAATAGTCATGGCGTAGCTCATAAAAGAAGTCTGCCACAGTCTATAGCTCCGATACCTGATCTGAGAAGCAACCTCTCCGTATCCGCGCCAGGCTTCACAG TTGCAAAAGCACCGTCATCCTCCTCTGTCAAGAAGTCACAATCACTGCAACAAACTGCCGAAAATTATTCTCACGACGACAG ACGAGCAGGGAGCGAAGAAAGTTTCGTAGTCCACCGTGGCAAAGGCATCCCTACGTTAAGTTCCGTAGCAGACGAGAAATCTATAACTAGAGTAGATGCCGCTGGACGGCCAAGCAATTGGGAAGAACAGAGGAGAAGCTCGTATGCTGGCCGACGATCTAGGCGTAACAGTGTTTCGGATGATTCTCAGCTGACCATTGAGAACTTTGGTGGATCTCAG GATAATTTACACAACTTCGGCAGAAATCCAGACAAGGAGGTCGGCGCGCACATTGGCAAACGGAGCACCACAGAGCCAACACTACCAGCAAGATCTAGCGTTCAGGATGTGTACGGTAGCGGAGTGCAGCATATTTTATCAGATAACGGATACGATAAGGAAGAACCGCCGAGATTAAGAAGGCAGACCTCGAATTCTAGCTTGGACAACGTCGCGCTCAAGCAAATTTTACATTCCAGCGAGAACGTTAATTCGGACGGGGATACGTCCAAGTTAGCCAGCTTCGCGAATTTAAGCAGGCAAAGCTCTGAGAAAGGGATCAACTTGACCTACACGGAACAAGAACGCGACGACAGCAAGTCGAATCTGTCGAATAAGAAACTTGGTCAGACCAATGGTAATAGGAATGGTGAGAAGAAAACGACGTTCGCCACGTTACCGAATACGACCACGTGGCAGCAACAGAGCAACCAGCAGTCTCAACAGATGGAACAACATTCTGTtg CAGACGAGAATGGAGGTAACACGATTATGGCCTCACAACTGAATAATATTAGATTGAAGTTGGAGGAGAAgcgacgtcacatagaaaacGAGAAGAGGAGGATGGAAGTCGTGATGTCGAAACAACGGCAGAAAGTGGGCAAAGCTGCGTTCCTGCAAGCTGTCACGAAG CTGTACTTGGTG GGTAAGGTTAAATCTCCCTCTTCATCAACGTCTGGGGGGGACAGTCCGGCTGAAATTGGTCCCCCCACTCCTGTAACCTCCGGATCTTCGGGGGAGACCCCGACAAGTGTTTCCGAGACGACCCCCGTAACCCAACAACCCTCTCAAGAAAAACCACAGAGACCCTTCTCGCTCAAG GAAATTAGTGAGGATGTTCGAGATGTTGAACATAAATGGTTAGAGCATGACGGTAATGCCCCATTTATTGAAACAAGACGCACTCCAGATATTGAGAACATGGATCTTGAGCAATATCATCAATCTATATCACA aatatatacacCTTTTCGCAGGATGAATAACAGCCTTAGTGAAATACAAGCTGATATACAACGTTTAGCAAATCAGCAAAATCAAATACAGCAGCAGCATTTAATGACACAGCATCAACAGCAAATACAGCAACAGTTTCAACAGTTGCAAAGTCTTAGTCAACAACATATGCAA AATTTTGGAATGGCGCCTATAAATCCATTAACATCCAAATTACAAGATACTCAACAATCTCAGTTCTATCTACATGATCAACCCCAATTGCAAAGACGAATGTGGGGCCAACCACCTCCAACTCAAAGCTTAGCAAATGAAATGGCTGCTGTGGGCTATCAACAGTCAATGGATCCACGATATAATACTCAACCAACAC CTTATCAACAAGATATGCGCTTATATCAAGATACACGAAATTGGGGAACGCATCCACCTCAACAGAAAGGATTTGTTCTACACGATACTCCTCAAGAACCGAGGTACCTTAATGGTGGAGATCATAGTCTTTGTAATAATCAAATGAGTCATCCTGGTCCTACATATCCGTCATCTACATCTATCTTTAATCAAACACCACCATCTTCTGCTAGTCCACAACATCGCAATGCT GTTCATCGAATAAGTCAGTTAATGAGCGAAAGTCCTGAACCAAAAAGGCCAACTGTACATCATATACCGATTAAGTGTGAAAGCCCTACCGAAAAAAGACAAATTGCTGCAATGCATGCACCTGTTCCAGCTCCACCTGTTGATGATATGAAGCCTCagaatatatcatttattg GAAATGATGATGAGCTTACACAAGGTATAAGAGGTTTAAACATCACGTCCGGCAGCcgtacatatagaattccatcACCAACTAGACCTTCAATATCACGTAATTCATTTCAACCTCACCCATCATTAAGAGAAGCCACACCATCTCCATCAGGTACACCAGAGGTAACACCTTTAGATCCAACGGATGCTGGTGAAAAAGGATTTTATATCTGCTTTGATAATGACGCGCCGAAGAAACCAAAACCAACCCTTAGAGTGAAAAGGACATCCCCTAAAAAG gaAAGAGGCGTGTCTTCATACGTTGACAGTGAAGATTTTACGATGCGTCCTGACTCTCCTTCTGCGATTGTTATGGATAGGCAGAAACAGCTGGAAATTCAACGTGATTCTGATCGAGAAAAGCAGCGTCAGATAGACGAGAGAGACTTCCAACGGCAAGAAATTAGAGATAGAGAAATacaaagagaaggagaaagagaaaagcaaAGAGAACGACACGAGATGAGTGGAGAGAGTCGACAATCTGGAGTTGGTTTAATAATTGGAAATCAATTAGCAAATCCTGATCCA AATTCTCTTGATGAAATGGAACGGAAAAAAGAACGTATAATGCTCTTATCATTACAAAGAAGACAGCAACAAGAGGAgatgaaagagagaaaagaggtaGAAGCGCAAGCTCGTCGAGAACAAGAGAAATTGAAAGCAGAAGAAAGAGCTCgtaaaaaggaagaggaaaggCAACGAAGGGCAGCTATTTTAGAACAACATAAAGTAAAGAAAGCAATAGAAGAGGCAGAAAGAGAA GGCAAGGTTATCGATAAAGAACTTCTTAATACAATAAAACCAACGAAATTGCGTAACAAGACTGCAACAACTCGACCTCGACCCAAAACAATTCATGTGGATGCTGGTACGGAGTTGGATTCTGGAGCTCTTACGCCGAGCCGTGGAAAGAAGGGTTCTTCTTCTAATCTAAGTACAG TATCTTCCGTAGATTCACCCGATGACGGTAGAGGTTCCTCCCCTTGTCGAAGTATGAATCAACTTGGTCGACGTGGTTCCTACAAAACATCTAGAG GTTCGAGTAGTGATCAAGACGGTATGATGTGTCGATACACAGATACGGACAGCGGACTGGGCAGAGCTACACCTCCTAGGAGAGCACCGAGTCCGGGTATGGGTAGCATGAGGCATCTTCCGTCACCATCAGGACCAGGTTCTTTACCTCCCGGTTTGATGACCAAGAGACGCGTGTTCGATGATGGTAGCAGCGATATCAGTAGTACACCAAGTTCGATGATGGACTATAATG GTCCGAGATTGTATAAACAACCAACCACCAAGTCAAATCGTGGCATTATGCTAAACGCTGTGGAGTATTGTGTATTTCCGGGAACGGTAAATAAGGAAGCAAAGAGAAGAGTTTTGGACGAAATTGCAAGATCAGAAAGCAAGCATTTTCTTATCTTATTTCGAGATGCTGGCTGCCAATTCCGGGCTCTCTACTCATACTGCCCAGATAGAGAAGAAGTTTCAAAGTTATATGGTACCGGACCGAAACAAGTCATGGATAAAATGttcgacaaatttttcaa ATACAATTCAGGAGCAAAATGCTTTTCTCAAGTACATACAAAGCATCTGACTGTTACCATAGATGCCTTTACGATACACAACAGCCTTTGGCAAGGTAAAAAGGTGAATTTGCCGAACAAGAAAGACATGCCTCTcgtcatatag
- the Patronin gene encoding calmodulin-regulated spectrin-associated protein patronin isoform X14, giving the protein MWSAITRLFVKGKTEESAPRTKDRTCDGVPDTVVHVFDAMDRNAGDDRRKGPAGEQHHDGAETEHFSDAYDSRQAKQRASVKWLLSKAYNNRVPENLRDPYYIDNENQEHLKPQIVHALSNAELYCLALANIYSDPNYHNQNHCGILQALARKGVYLAEPNNTQLTETILIQNSPLKMSAHMAVIEGLMVLYAKEVVTGDRVVSAIRRFDPQAEVDVPADHEKGLLLWISHASNALIAKIQADEGAGDKTRLPELPAAKDFQSLCDGVGLAAVVAFYCPGELNWMDIRVSKRPSVADALHNLSLVHAFCNRCLPYSIFHMLPEDVTYMRGCMKQNLVVFLADMYNVLEIHPAKCVRYPGEERAMQFLDACPRNSHGVAHKRSLPQSIAPIPDLRSNLSVSAPGFTVAKAPSSSSVKKSQSLQQTAENYSHDDRRAGSEESFVVHRGKGIPTLSSVADEKSITRVDAAGRPSNWEEQRRSSYAGRRSRRNSVSDDSQLTIENFGGSQDNLHNFGRNPDKEVGAHIGKRSTTEPTLPARSSVQDVYGSGVQHILSDNGYDKEEPPRLRRQTSNSSLDNVALKQILHSSENVNSDGDTSKLASFANLSRQSSEKGINLTYTEQERDDSKSNLSNKKLGQTNGNRNGEKKTTFATLPNTTTWQQQSNQQSQQMEQHSVADENGGNTIMASQLNNIRLKLEEKRRHIENEKRRMEVVMSKQRQKVGKAAFLQAVTKLYLVGKVKSPSSSTSGGDSPAEIGPPTPVTSGSSGETPTSVSETTPVTQQPSQEKPQRPFSLKEISEDVRDVEHKWLEHDGNAPFIETRRTPDIENMDLEQYHQSISQIYTPFRRMNNSLSEIQADIQRLANQQNQIQQQHLMTQHQQQIQQQFQQLQSLSQQHMQNFGMAPINPLTSKLQDTQQSQFYLHDQPQLQRRMWGQPPPTQSLANEMAAVGYQQSMDPRYNTQPTPYQQDMRLYQDTRNWGTHPPQQKGFVLHDTPQEPRYLNGGDHSLCNNQMSHPGPTYPSSTSIFNQTPPSSASPQHRNAVHRISQLMSESPEPKRPTVHHIPIKCESPTEKRQIAAMHAPVPAPPVDDMKPQNISFIGNDDELTQGIRGLNITSGSRTYRIPSPTRPSISRNSFQPHPSLREATPSPSGTPEVTPLDPTDAGEKGFYICFDNDAPKKPKPTLRVKRTSPKKERGVSSYVDSEDFTMRPDSPSAIVMDRQKQLEIQRDSDREKQRQIDERDFQRQEIRDREIQREGEREKQRERHEMSGESRQSGVGLIIGNQLANPDPNSLDEMERKKERIMLLSLQRRQQQEEMKERKEVEAQARREQEKLKAEERARKKEEERQRRAAILEQHKVKKAIEEAEREGKVIDKELLNTIKPTKLRNKTATTRPRPKTIHVDAGTELDSGALTPSRGKKGSSSNLSTVSSVDSPDDGRGSSPCRSMNQLGRRGSYKTSRDVQEPQQQVRGRPKYPSYQNFKGRKSNSLMNLCGSSSDQDGMMCRYTDTDSGLGRATPPRRAPSPGMGSMRHLPSPSGPGSLPPGLMTKRRVFDDGSSDISSTPSSMMDYNGPRLYKQPTTKSNRGIMLNAVEYCVFPGTVNKEAKRRVLDEIARSESKHFLILFRDAGCQFRALYSYCPDREEVSKLYGTGPKQVMDKMFDKFFKYNSGAKCFSQVHTKHLTVTIDAFTIHNSLWQGKKVNLPNKKDMPLVI; this is encoded by the exons GCCAAACAACGTGCCTCCGTAAAATGGCTCTTGTCGAAGGCGTACAACAACCGAGTGCCAGAAAACCTTCGTGATCCGTATTATATCGATAATGAG AACCAAGAACACCTGAAGCCGCAGATCGTCCACGCACTTTCCAATGCGGAACTATACTGTTTGGCGCTGGCGAACATCTATTCGGATCCAAATTATCACAATCAGAATCATTGCGGTATTCTCCAAGCCCTGGCTAGAAAGGGTGTTTACCTCGCGGAGCCAAACAATACTCAACTCACCGAAACGATCCTCATTCAAAATTCACCACTCAAGATG TCCGCGCATATGGCTGTGATAGAGGGCCTGATGGTCTTGTACGCGAAGGAAGTAGTGACTGGAGATCGAGTAGTTTCGGCGATCCGGCGGTTCGACCCTCAGGCGGAGGTGGATGTGCCAGCGGACCACGAGAAAGGACTTCTTCTCTGGATCAGCCACGCGTCAAATGCGTTGATTGCCAAGATCCAGGCGGACGAAGGTGCCGGTGATAAAACGCGACTGCCAGAACTACCAGCTGCCAAGGACTTCCAATCGTTATGCGATGGTGTCGGCCTTGCCGCCGTTGTGGCCTTCTACTGCCCCGGCGAGCTCAATTGGATGGACATCAGGGTGTCGAAGAGACCGTCGGTCGCGGACGCGCTGCACAACTTGTCGCTGGTCCACGCGTTTTGTAACCGATGCTTACCCTATTCCATTTTTCATATGCTACCTGAAGACGTGACGTATATGAGGGG GTGCATGAAGCAAAATTTAGTCGTTTTCTTGGCGGACATGTACAACGTATTGGAAATTCATCCGGCGAAATGTGTACGTTATCCAGGCGAGGAAAGGGCGATGCAGTTCTTAGATG CCTGCCCGCGCAATAGTCATGGCGTAGCTCATAAAAGAAGTCTGCCACAGTCTATAGCTCCGATACCTGATCTGAGAAGCAACCTCTCCGTATCCGCGCCAGGCTTCACAG TTGCAAAAGCACCGTCATCCTCCTCTGTCAAGAAGTCACAATCACTGCAACAAACTGCCGAAAATTATTCTCACGACGACAG ACGAGCAGGGAGCGAAGAAAGTTTCGTAGTCCACCGTGGCAAAGGCATCCCTACGTTAAGTTCCGTAGCAGACGAGAAATCTATAACTAGAGTAGATGCCGCTGGACGGCCAAGCAATTGGGAAGAACAGAGGAGAAGCTCGTATGCTGGCCGACGATCTAGGCGTAACAGTGTTTCGGATGATTCTCAGCTGACCATTGAGAACTTTGGTGGATCTCAG GATAATTTACACAACTTCGGCAGAAATCCAGACAAGGAGGTCGGCGCGCACATTGGCAAACGGAGCACCACAGAGCCAACACTACCAGCAAGATCTAGCGTTCAGGATGTGTACGGTAGCGGAGTGCAGCATATTTTATCAGATAACGGATACGATAAGGAAGAACCGCCGAGATTAAGAAGGCAGACCTCGAATTCTAGCTTGGACAACGTCGCGCTCAAGCAAATTTTACATTCCAGCGAGAACGTTAATTCGGACGGGGATACGTCCAAGTTAGCCAGCTTCGCGAATTTAAGCAGGCAAAGCTCTGAGAAAGGGATCAACTTGACCTACACGGAACAAGAACGCGACGACAGCAAGTCGAATCTGTCGAATAAGAAACTTGGTCAGACCAATGGTAATAGGAATGGTGAGAAGAAAACGACGTTCGCCACGTTACCGAATACGACCACGTGGCAGCAACAGAGCAACCAGCAGTCTCAACAGATGGAACAACATTCTGTtg CAGACGAGAATGGAGGTAACACGATTATGGCCTCACAACTGAATAATATTAGATTGAAGTTGGAGGAGAAgcgacgtcacatagaaaacGAGAAGAGGAGGATGGAAGTCGTGATGTCGAAACAACGGCAGAAAGTGGGCAAAGCTGCGTTCCTGCAAGCTGTCACGAAG CTGTACTTGGTG GGTAAGGTTAAATCTCCCTCTTCATCAACGTCTGGGGGGGACAGTCCGGCTGAAATTGGTCCCCCCACTCCTGTAACCTCCGGATCTTCGGGGGAGACCCCGACAAGTGTTTCCGAGACGACCCCCGTAACCCAACAACCCTCTCAAGAAAAACCACAGAGACCCTTCTCGCTCAAG GAAATTAGTGAGGATGTTCGAGATGTTGAACATAAATGGTTAGAGCATGACGGTAATGCCCCATTTATTGAAACAAGACGCACTCCAGATATTGAGAACATGGATCTTGAGCAATATCATCAATCTATATCACA aatatatacacCTTTTCGCAGGATGAATAACAGCCTTAGTGAAATACAAGCTGATATACAACGTTTAGCAAATCAGCAAAATCAAATACAGCAGCAGCATTTAATGACACAGCATCAACAGCAAATACAGCAACAGTTTCAACAGTTGCAAAGTCTTAGTCAACAACATATGCAA AATTTTGGAATGGCGCCTATAAATCCATTAACATCCAAATTACAAGATACTCAACAATCTCAGTTCTATCTACATGATCAACCCCAATTGCAAAGACGAATGTGGGGCCAACCACCTCCAACTCAAAGCTTAGCAAATGAAATGGCTGCTGTGGGCTATCAACAGTCAATGGATCCACGATATAATACTCAACCAACAC CTTATCAACAAGATATGCGCTTATATCAAGATACACGAAATTGGGGAACGCATCCACCTCAACAGAAAGGATTTGTTCTACACGATACTCCTCAAGAACCGAGGTACCTTAATGGTGGAGATCATAGTCTTTGTAATAATCAAATGAGTCATCCTGGTCCTACATATCCGTCATCTACATCTATCTTTAATCAAACACCACCATCTTCTGCTAGTCCACAACATCGCAATGCT GTTCATCGAATAAGTCAGTTAATGAGCGAAAGTCCTGAACCAAAAAGGCCAACTGTACATCATATACCGATTAAGTGTGAAAGCCCTACCGAAAAAAGACAAATTGCTGCAATGCATGCACCTGTTCCAGCTCCACCTGTTGATGATATGAAGCCTCagaatatatcatttattg GAAATGATGATGAGCTTACACAAGGTATAAGAGGTTTAAACATCACGTCCGGCAGCcgtacatatagaattccatcACCAACTAGACCTTCAATATCACGTAATTCATTTCAACCTCACCCATCATTAAGAGAAGCCACACCATCTCCATCAGGTACACCAGAGGTAACACCTTTAGATCCAACGGATGCTGGTGAAAAAGGATTTTATATCTGCTTTGATAATGACGCGCCGAAGAAACCAAAACCAACCCTTAGAGTGAAAAGGACATCCCCTAAAAAG gaAAGAGGCGTGTCTTCATACGTTGACAGTGAAGATTTTACGATGCGTCCTGACTCTCCTTCTGCGATTGTTATGGATAGGCAGAAACAGCTGGAAATTCAACGTGATTCTGATCGAGAAAAGCAGCGTCAGATAGACGAGAGAGACTTCCAACGGCAAGAAATTAGAGATAGAGAAATacaaagagaaggagaaagagaaaagcaaAGAGAACGACACGAGATGAGTGGAGAGAGTCGACAATCTGGAGTTGGTTTAATAATTGGAAATCAATTAGCAAATCCTGATCCA AATTCTCTTGATGAAATGGAACGGAAAAAAGAACGTATAATGCTCTTATCATTACAAAGAAGACAGCAACAAGAGGAgatgaaagagagaaaagaggtaGAAGCGCAAGCTCGTCGAGAACAAGAGAAATTGAAAGCAGAAGAAAGAGCTCgtaaaaaggaagaggaaaggCAACGAAGGGCAGCTATTTTAGAACAACATAAAGTAAAGAAAGCAATAGAAGAGGCAGAAAGAGAA GGCAAGGTTATCGATAAAGAACTTCTTAATACAATAAAACCAACGAAATTGCGTAACAAGACTGCAACAACTCGACCTCGACCCAAAACAATTCATGTGGATGCTGGTACGGAGTTGGATTCTGGAGCTCTTACGCCGAGCCGTGGAAAGAAGGGTTCTTCTTCTAATCTAAGTACAG TATCTTCCGTAGATTCACCCGATGACGGTAGAGGTTCCTCCCCTTGTCGAAGTATGAATCAACTTGGTCGACGTGGTTCCTACAAAACATCTAGAG ATGTGCAGGAGCCTCAGCAACAGGTTAGAGGCAGGCCTAAATACCCGAGTTACCAAAACTTTAAGGGGAGAAAGTCTAATTCCTTGATGAATTTGTGTG GTTCGAGTAGTGATCAAGACGGTATGATGTGTCGATACACAGATACGGACAGCGGACTGGGCAGAGCTACACCTCCTAGGAGAGCACCGAGTCCGGGTATGGGTAGCATGAGGCATCTTCCGTCACCATCAGGACCAGGTTCTTTACCTCCCGGTTTGATGACCAAGAGACGCGTGTTCGATGATGGTAGCAGCGATATCAGTAGTACACCAAGTTCGATGATGGACTATAATG GTCCGAGATTGTATAAACAACCAACCACCAAGTCAAATCGTGGCATTATGCTAAACGCTGTGGAGTATTGTGTATTTCCGGGAACGGTAAATAAGGAAGCAAAGAGAAGAGTTTTGGACGAAATTGCAAGATCAGAAAGCAAGCATTTTCTTATCTTATTTCGAGATGCTGGCTGCCAATTCCGGGCTCTCTACTCATACTGCCCAGATAGAGAAGAAGTTTCAAAGTTATATGGTACCGGACCGAAACAAGTCATGGATAAAATGttcgacaaatttttcaa ATACAATTCAGGAGCAAAATGCTTTTCTCAAGTACATACAAAGCATCTGACTGTTACCATAGATGCCTTTACGATACACAACAGCCTTTGGCAAGGTAAAAAGGTGAATTTGCCGAACAAGAAAGACATGCCTCTcgtcatatag